A genomic stretch from Halichoerus grypus chromosome 5, mHalGry1.hap1.1, whole genome shotgun sequence includes:
- the S100A11 gene encoding protein S100-A11, translated as MAKMSSPTETERCIESLIAVFQKFAGKEGNNCTLSKTEFLTFMNTELAAFTKNQKDPAVLDRMMKKLDLNADGQLDFQEFLNLIGGMAIACHDSFTRSTHFRK; from the exons ATG gcAAAAATGTCCAGCCCTACTGAGACCGAGCGGTGCATCGAGTCTCTGATTGCTGTTTTCCAGAAGTTTGCTGGAAAGGAGGGTAACAACTGCACACTCTCCAAGACAGAGTTCCTAACCTTCATGAATACAGAACTGGCTGCCTTCACAAAG AACCAAAAGGACCCTGCTGTCCTTGATCGCATGATGAAGAAACTGGACCTCAACGCTGACGGGCAGCTAGATTTCCAAGAATTTCTTAATCTTATTGGTGGCATGGCCATAGCTTGCCATGACTCCTTTACAAGGTCTACCCATTTCCGGAAGTAA